The sequence CAtttcttgttcctttgttttgatttttaattgcACCTACACACTTGTCTCatccccacctccaacccccaACCCCATATTAGGAAGAGCTTTTCCTGGCATTTGCTCCTTTCCTGGGTGTTTCACCATGACTTCTTATAGCActcctcacctcccaccctccccacccccatcacataCTGCCCTCTCTGATTCTAtagtctttttcatctttcagtAGCCATACTAGATGGGATAGGCTTTTTCGcactttactttaaaataatacacttccttaggggcacttgggtgactcagttggttaagactaagactcttgatctcagctcagggttgtgagttcaagccccaggttgggctcttgggctgggcatgaaacctacttaaaaagaaaaaaggggggggggggcacctgggtggcttagttggttaagtgtctgactttggctcaggtcatgttcttacgGCTCCTGAGTTAGTTctagcccagcattgggctctgtgctgacagctcagagcctggagcctgcttttgattctgtgtctccctctctctctgcccctccccttctcatgctctgtctctctctccctctctcaaaaataaattagcattaaaaacattttaaaaaaagaaaagaagagaaaagaaaaaaatatatacctcaTTGTGTTTGAATTCTGGTGCTTAGAGGCTACTCCACCCATTACATAGTATAGCTTGCAGGTTGTTGCTATGCTCAGGTAGAGAAGCAAGTGAAATGTTACCTAATCTTGCTCATAAACAGGTCTGAGGTTTttcaggtggggaggggaagttgCCTCTTTTTCTTTACACATGCCAACTATAGAGGCCAAGCCCTCATTcctaaagatgttttaaaatcacaTCCTTGAGGAATTAACAGAAAGTCATATTTCCCTCTTTTCTGGAGGCCCACAGGTAGATTTCATGttgctttttccattttaggTATGATCGTCTCTCAACCAATATGTTTTAGATAGGCCAATGTTTGATTTTCCAGTGTTAGGGAAAATATAAGCCAGGTTTTTCTGTGAGCTGCAATTTAGAAAGGGACACTACACAAGTATTCATCTGTAAAGAAAGGAAAGCGGAAAATAACTGATGcctgtacattatatatattttttcatttgatcctcacaaccaccctgcAGAGTAGTTAATAACTCAGTTGATCATAGGaaaaaaactgaagctcagaaaggttaagaagCTTGCCTAAGGACACACAGCTATGAAGGGGCAAAGCCAAGTTTGAAACTCAAGGGTGttataactgaaagaaaaatgctcTTTTCTTACAGCACTACCCTACCTCCTAGTTAACTCGTTACTCTGAAGTATCCCTGTAAAATCTGCTGTGGCTTTATTATTATAGTCAAAGGCAAAAAGTAACGGTTGTTTAATAAATGAGGTGCATGAAGACCTATTCAGAAAAAAGGAATGTATTGGTGTGGGACTTCTTGGGTATAATGTTCTATCCTTATGttctgttaaaaaaacaacaacaaaacacctaaATACAGATGGACTTCattcaatatatttaaagttctatgtaagtaaaaatatgtaatttgacTATGTTTAAGTATATTAGGGGagtttcttatttaaaagaatcttaaagtgaatttttaagagcaaatgattcctttcttatttttattttttatttttcctgtggcGTATCAGGTATTAATTAAGGCTATGCCCGTGAGGTTGCATGATCATTAACTCGTTTGTAATGTTTCCAGCATGTATTTGAATATTGTGGTATTTCAATGTTTCCCAAACTTTACTTATTTGCTTTGCATGCACTTTCATGGTCTTCATTATCTGTATTCCATGTGTACTATTATTTACTTACTACTTTTCTTTAAGTGAGATTTTTTTACTCAAgcagatgtatttttttaatgttttttttaacatttacttattattgagagacagagcatgagcaggggaggggccgagagatggcgagacacagaatctaaagcaggctccaggctctgagctgtcagcacagagcccgacgcagggcttgaactcacaaaccatgagatcatgacctgagccgaagtcggacgcttaaccgatggagccacccaggtgccccaagcagatgtatttttaaaagaaattttgtatCACTTCCATAAAAGTGAACTCAGTATAATTCACAATTAATAGAAATTAACAGCAAAGCATTATTAAATTCTAGCTAGATACTATTGCTTGTTGAAGGCCTCCATCTGGGGAGAATCAGAAAGCATTCTAGTAATGTGGAAGACACACTCTTACAAGACTAAAGCTGTATCTTTGTAATCACAAGGATCAAAAGAGCTGGAAGAGAATAACTTTCTTACAAAGTGAGTCAGTGTTATTTAATGCTGTTCCCCTGTACCACCAAAAATTCCTCTCTTCCTACCCACAGAGTATTATAGCCCAATATCGTTTTCAGAATGAGCTCAGAAACTATGCATCAAAGCAGAGAAGTCTTTAAACTATTGATTTCTGAGAAAATCAATGAGACCTGCTCTCTTTTGATCTGGCCAAATTAATAAACTTGGTTATGTTTCCAGGCTAAAGAGGAAATGATGGACAATCGAAGCTACTCTAATCTGCCAGAAaaactgcctgttttctctgaTTCTGTCCACTTGCCACTGACCAGGTCCTTCTATCTGGACCCCATGGTCACTTTCCACCTGTACCCTGATGCTCCAGTACCATCCCCTTTCTCTGAAGACCTGCCGTTGCTGCCTTTTCCCAATGATTCCCTGATCATGGAAAATTATGGTGAaccctgctccttctccttccccatgcCTTATGCAAATTACAGAAGGTGTGAATATGCCTATGGGCCAGCCTTCATCCGGAAAAGGAATGAACGGGAAAGGCAGCGGGTAAAGTGTGTCAATGAAGGCTATGCCCAGCTCCGACATCATCTGCCAGAAGAGTACTTGGAGAAACGACTCAGCAAAGTGGAAACCCTCAGAGCTGCTATCAAGTACATTAATTACCTGCAGTCTCTTCTGTACCCTGATAAGACTGAAACCAAGAATAACCCTGAGAAAGTTTCCTCCATAATGGCAACCACCAGCCGCCACAGTGACCCCATTTTTAGAATCATTTGATcctaaacagaaacaaataatttcacaaaatGGAGTCTTTTACAGCATCATTCAATAGTTTTTCCTAAATGTAATTTCTGAATAGGCAAATAACAGCTCAAATGTTAACCTATGCTGGCTATTTCTTACGGGGGTTTCAGACATATGACAATTACCTTATGTGGATTGAGAAGATGCATCTTAAGCTTTGGTGATTTCTTTCAAGAACTTTAGAGGAGCAGAAGTCCCCAGGATTCTCTGTAAATCTCCCCCAGCCCTTCTCACACACTTGGCCAGAGTCTCAGCCATGAGACACTCTCACAAAAGTATTGTAAAGTATGACTAATGACTGCTCAATGCTTGTAATGCGTTTTGCAGACACTTCACGCGAAATGACCACAATGAACCTCTCTTGATTTGTCAAAGTGTGGTGGTTTTTATTGCTAGCATTTGGGGTTGACAGAAAATCTACACATCTCTATCTTACTCATGTCCTGATGGGAGAACATCCCAGGGCTGAAGCAAAGGTAGTTAACAAAGTCTTGTTGTCATGTGAAATTATTTTGGAGTCATCTTTTTCCCGCATGCAGAATACTTCCTCAGGCAGCCTAGTGTAGGGGTTAAGGAGGCAGTCTCTGGAATCAAACTGCCTCAGTTTAAACTAGGACTCTTGCTACCTTCTCTCCATGTCTCATTTCTTCATCCACAGagtgagaataataataacaggaaCTGTCCCCCATGTTTATGAGGAGAATTAACAGTGCCTGACAAAGAAGTATTCATAACCATTATTAtgattgttactattattttttaaaaatttttaaagtttatttattttgagagagagagagagagagagagaaacagaggcagaaggagggaggggcagtgagagagagggagaatctcaaacaggcttggtgctgtcagacagagcctgatgcggggcttgaactcataaactgtgagatcatgactgagccgaaatcaagagtcggatacttaacatactgagccacccaggcgccccattattattactattattaaccTTGTTTTGTCTGTAGCATCACCATTCTCCAGGTTCTCCTGGCCAGAAAATGTGCATGTGCCTCGCCTTTCCTTCACCCCTGGGAAGGACTGTCACTGCCCCATATCTTGGAGTCTGCCTTCAAAATGTCTCTATTTCCATTCCCATGACCAGTGTcagctcttccttctcccttaaCTCCCAGGTTCCATCTGTCACCAAGCCCAGTCAGGACTTTCCATAAACTGGCACACTCATCTCTACTGTCATCTCTGTAAAGTCTTCCCACTCCAGCCATTACTCGTTGCTTTATTTTGTACACATATCTCCTTGAAGTTCCTATCCTACTATCTTTACACTCTGTATTACACACCTATCTCTTCGGTAGACCAGTCTTATTCCTTCTAAATTGTTAGCACCCAACAAAGAGCCTCAAATCAGGCAGGTGTTGTGGGTAAAATATTTGGTGTTACTATTTTCCTATTCCACTCCTGTCATATCATATCTGGTCACTGTTAACAgtctcctccctggcctcctgggcTCTATTCTTAACTGGTTACATTCTCACTCTGatgttttttcttaaagcatttccTGTCACTTCATTGTGTGAAGATGTCAAGACCCTATGACATATCCCCTTTGACTACCATTTTGTTTACATGTATCTTCTTGGTTTTCAAAGCTCCCACCGATCTGGCACTTTCCCAAATAGTCACATCTTGATTTTCTCATGACACCCCATTTCCTCCAGAAGAGAAAAGCAGTCTTGCAAAGGCATCCTTCTCTCTTAGCTCTTGACTCCTAAACTGGAAtattctcctttttccctccatCATTGAAATCCTACCTGTCTTATTCTCTCACTGCCAGACACTCCATTGGCCTTTCCTGGACTCTAATTTTGTGCACCAAAGAACTCGGCCTTTAGCAACAGTCAGTCAAATCTGTATAGCAATAGGGCTGCCTTCAATCAGGGCTCAACAATGTCACCAAGAACCTGTTTTGTTTAGGtctattctccctttctctgggaATAGCTTCAGTATCCCACAAAGGCAGCCAGAAGCCCCTAGAACAATGTACTTTCTTATTTATGcatagaaagagaggaaagagaaagtctATAATCCAGAATTCCCAACAAAAGTCTTGAGATTTATTCTGATTGGAGAGGCTAGGAACATGCCCATACTTAACCAAACCCCAGGAACAACCCCAGGGGAGTGGAATGTGCTGATTGACACTCATTATACCTGTGGAGCTGGGGGTGTGGTCAGCCTCTCCTAATCACACGGGTCTGCAAATGGAAATGGGAACTGTTGGAAGAGGGGAATGGATGTGGGGAAAAACACTTGCAAATGTCCCAGTATACTTTTTTGGTATTCTCCCCTgaacacagtgccaggcacataatcGGTGCACAATGGCCGTCACATGCCTCAAACACCAGCCTGTTCCATGGACATTCAAATAAGTGCGGAGTCCAGACTTCTGTTCCCTTGGTCGCTGGTGTCCACTCCCATCACCCCCAAGTGGTAACCACAACTCTGCTCTTCAGCAGGGTCCTGTCTGTTACAGAAAAGATGTGCCCACATGTTTAGTTATTTTGCTTTAAACTACAGATACATTCTATCTTAGAGTCCTTTGGCCAGTCAGGGGCTCACCCGACCTGGTCTCCTGCCTGCACAGGGTGGAGACAGATCAGTAGCCCCTAGTCTCTGTAGGGACAGTTCCCTCCCTCACAGGACTCCCCTGGGTCATGAGGGCTTCCCACCATGACTGCCTCTTCCAGCAGTGGGAAAGTCTGAACTTTGGGGAAATGAGGCTGCAATGGGCTTTCTCTCTAAtgccctttctccccttcttccaagagaaaccctcccctctctcccctgccatgTCTCCCAAGGCCCCCTGCCACTCCTGTGCACGTGCTCAGTACACTCAGTCCACAGTGTTCTTGCTGTCTTGGATCCATGGCAACCTGCTTGGCAACCAGAAGTCAGTTGGGCTGAGGCTCTGAGCTCCAACTGTCAGACGGGCTGAGGCTGAGGTGGAGGAGTTTGGGGCTGTGAGTAAGTCCCGTTGGGGTCAGCCCTGTGGGCTTGGGCAGGGGCAGACCCTAACATAGCGCTGGTGGGCTGGGGCAATGGAGTGAGATGTTGGGAGCGGGGTGGCAGCTGTCACCTCTAAACAGGTCTGTGGAGGACACAACCCTGGGATCTCAGCTCTACCTGGGGCTAGTGTTAGTCCTGTGGGCCACTAGGTTAGGAAGGGAGTCTGTGGCTTAGGTTAGGGGTCAGTTTGTCATGAGGGTTAGGCCAGtcatatttgtattgttttaccTCCGGGAGTCCCTAcacctggggagaaggaaaaaactaGCACACATTGAGCTGCTTATACACCAGGTGCATCCCATATATTCTCTCCTGTGCCATAGCTGAAGCACAGTGGTGGAGTGAGCACGCAGCCTGCAGGCTGTGAAGGATTTAAAGCTCGGTTTCTCTGAAGTCACAACTCTTGCCCTTTCAACCCCTCCTGTATCTTCTGAGCCAAGGTTCTCAAGGCAGGTGATTCAGAGAACAGTCTGTGGGAGCAGTTGGAGACTGCTAATGGCAGAACTGagccctgctccagccagcaGCCCTCTGCTGCAACTCAGGTAATGGTGTGCTTGTTCTCAGGTGGTTTCCCTGAAGGCCATGGAATCCTCTGCGGGGCCCAGGATTCCTTTGCCCAAATACTGCAGTGTGGCCTCAACCCTGAAGTCTGCCTCCTGGGCTGGTGCTGCTCCCTGCTGGGACTTCTCCTTCACCTGCCCCTttgccatccaggcaccctggctcAGCAGGCACATCCCCCTTACCAGGTACTAGTCTCTGCACCTCTGGCAGAGGTGacgtgcaccccccccccaccctttgtTCCCCTCTGGTATTGGCTCTCGATGGCATATCATGAGGGAGACAATTTGCTTCCTGGGAAGGCTGAAAGGGTTTCTTCACTGCGTGGGCTAGGAGTTGCTTGGGGTATTATGTCACTCGTGTGTAAACTGTACTCCTTGTAGCACTTAGTAGAGGGTGGCAGGTGTCAAGGTTAGACGGAGAGAAGGCAGTCAGGCATTCACCAGTTAAAGAGTTAAAGAGTTTCTAGCTCATTTTACCATTAACCAAGAGACTTGCCCCGGCACCGTGTGAGAAATTAGGGTTTCTGCAACCAACAGCTAAGGCGAGGTCTCCAGTTGCCTCCACAGGTCCCCTCAGTATCCCTCGGTTATCCTGGCCTTTCCTAATTTCCTCTGTGGGCTGTCTAAAGTGTGATTgtagaagagggaaagggagctcAGCCCTCAAGCACACACAAGTGGTGTCAGTTCCAGGGACTCACTTGTGTCCGTGACACTCAATTCTGTTCTGCCCAGGTTAGGGACATGCCAGCTTGAACCCTTAATAGCCCGGCTTTCTGGATTCATCTATGCGGACCTTCTCGTTCAAAGCCAGAGTTAAGCATCCCTGTATCCAGGCTTTCCCACAAAGTAACCGGCTGCTTCAGAAAACCCATGCCCTGACTCAACCatcccacacccccacacccctggTTTGGCCCTGTCCACAAAACTTTTCAGGAGTGGCATCTcctttatttctgtctctcaggCCCCTAGTCAGCTCCTCCGTGCTTCCCTTGCTCAAAtacttcctcctcccttctgagCCCACAAGCATCCTTCCAGTTTTACTCCTTTGGCACTAGCATCAAAACACGCATATGAATCCAGCCCAGATTCCCACGCACCACCTTAGGATTTACCTCCCCAGGGCCCTTTCCTGGTCTCCTGTTCATTCTCAGAACCAGTGTTAATTCACTTGAATATATCAAGGCGAATCACATTTTGATGACCTTGAAGCAATTCTCAATCCCCAAACGATATTCCCTTTCACtgtcctctccttctgccccttctagCAGTGTATCGTAGCATACTGGAAGCCACAGATTGCCAGCCACCTTTCACATGGATTTCTGTTCCATATAGCCTTACATGTCATACACATGCCACGGCGCTGCTCAGATCTGTGAAACGGGTTTCTCGATGTTTTCAGGGCTTGATCGTCTCCATTCCCTAattccatttgtgtttttttgcagATATGCATCTTACCACCCGTGTCTCCACATTGCTGACTCTGCATGGCAGGGGCCTGGCTGGTCGGGAAGAGTTGGAGATGCTGCTGACACATGGATCCTCGCAAGAAGGGCACCGGATGGCTTTTATTACTGGGCTCAGATAAAGGCTGCTCCAGAGGCAAGTTCCTCGCACGTCCCAGCACCCTCCTCTGGGTGGCCCTGTCACACCTGCTATGGCTCAGCTGTGTGTGTCCGGCAGTTCAGTTTCTTGGATAAGCACATGTCTTTTGTGGCCAGGTTCCAGAAGGGAAATGTAATGTCAGTGAGTGTATCAGTCTTCCAGGGCTGTGTAACAGAGTAGCACAAACAGGGTGGCTTAAGTAATAGAAATGTATCATCTCTCCGTTCTGGAGAGTGAAACCCAGATGTTGGCAGAATTGGTTCTTCTGAAGGCTATGAGGGAGAATATGTTCCACATGCCTGTTCTGATTGACTTCTGGTGGCTTGCTGCCAATCTCTGCTGTTCCTTTGCTTGAAGAAGCGGCATCCCAATCTTTGCCCCACCTTCAATTGGtatcttccctctgtgcatgtctgtgttcACATTTCCCCTTTATAGAAGAGCATCAGTCattgggggtcacctgggtggctaatttggttaagtgtctgactcttgattttggctcaggtcatgatctcacagtttgtgacttgaAGCCTCCCCCgctgccgcccccgcccccacccccgcattgggctctgtgctgacagtaccgAGCTTGCTTAgatttctctctctggccctcccctgcttgtgctttctctcacaaataaataaatgaacttaaaaaaagaagatcagTCATTGGATTAGGCAGCCACTCCCCTCAGCCTACCATGACCTTGTCTTCACTAATTATGATCCTATtcccaaataaagtcatatttgGAGGGGCTTGGACTCTAACAGATGAATTCGAGGAGGATACAATTGAACCTGTGACAGTGAAGAAAGTTTGCAGTAACAAGTGCTTTGTTCAGGAAAATTCAATGTGTTGAATTATGTGCACCAGcctaaaggaaagaagcaaacCCCTCTGCCCACACATGTGCCTCTGTACCTGTACACACGGAAGTGTGGTCCCCCACATGCTGGGAGTCAGGCCTACCCTGTACTTCCGTGGCTGTTTacttctttgggatttttttctcttcttttcaacgTCAGACTTCGTGCATGTGGATTCATGGAGGGAAGACTAGTGTGAATTTCCGTTCAGaagtcattttgtcatttttccagtaactaaatgtgaatttcaatgaaatattagcaCAGTTTCGTTCAAGTAATAGGTTGTCtcatgattaatttttttgtgattaatttgtaaccagaatttatttctctttaaaatcatACTGAGTTCTCAAAACAGCGTGTACTTTCAGTAGCTTAAGTacttccctgccctctcttttATGATGTCCACTTGCTGAGCCAAACCTATCCTCATTGATGTAATGGCAGTGCTGAGGGCTGCCCTCATGTTAGGCCACAGCTGCTCCTTGCCCATGTGGGTGTGGGCCTGTGGATGCATATGCGACCCCTGGTTGGTCTTGGATGCAGGGACAACATTTTTGGGGAATGCTAGGAGGAGGGGGAGTACACTGGGGAAAGATCCAGAGGACGCAGGTTATCCCTGGGAATTGCAGGCCAAATATATAGGGGAGCAAAGACagacaggaaaagagggagggaaaggaatggcaggaagtGACAAACAAAAGTTGCCCATGGTGAAAAGAGGTCGAGGGAAGAACGTCCACACCACAGCCggcctgtccctgtctctgtcccctggCCCTCACTGTGAGTAAGCCAGCCCCTGGGCCTGGTTCTGGGAACTGTAAGCCAGCCCCTGGGCCTGGTTGTAGGGAACTGCAGTGCTTCCCTGTTCTACTTCCCAGTGCCACATCTTACGctgagtgtttttcttttccacagttGGAGAGACAGGGGGCCCTGCTTGTGGAATTTGAGGTTCCCACTGCCACAGACCCAAAGCTGCCAGCCCAGCGGCAGAGTGTGGTCTTAGAAGAAGATGTCATTCAGTTCTTGCCGTGCGTAGAACACTCACCACGGCCAGGGGACAAGGTGCTTGCAGCCTGGGATCCAGACCAGCAGCGGTATGGCCCTGGCACGGTTCTCTTGGGCTTGGAGGCGAGAGACCCCCTGAGAGGTAAGGGGAGCTGCTCTGACCTATCAGTCCCcgggagggagccaggctggTAGGAGAGAGCCAAAAGTGTCTTAGAGGGGAGTGTAGGGTCTTagaggtgttaaaaaaaaaatcctcacccCCTCACTTGCAGCTTAATCGTGGATGTGGCAACAGATAAAAAAGATCATAACTTTtgaattataaaatgcttttcatCGGGGAAAAATAGCCTAAAACTATTATGTCTAAATAGGTTAGCTAATCTATGGTGCGATGGGGCCAC is a genomic window of Acinonyx jubatus isolate Ajub_Pintada_27869175 chromosome D1, VMU_Ajub_asm_v1.0, whole genome shotgun sequence containing:
- the ASCL3 gene encoding achaete-scute homolog 3, which translates into the protein MMDNRSYSNLPEKLPVFSDSVHLPLTRSFYLDPMVTFHLYPDAPVPSPFSEDLPLLPFPNDSLIMENYGEPCSFSFPMPYANYRRCEYAYGPAFIRKRNERERQRVKCVNEGYAQLRHHLPEEYLEKRLSKVETLRAAIKYINYLQSLLYPDKTETKNNPEKVSSIMATTSRHSDPIFRII